The following proteins are encoded in a genomic region of Streptomyces sp. NBC_01723:
- the ltrA gene encoding group II intron reverse transcriptase/maturase, whose product MPPTTANGPEDHAQTWHSIDWAKAEASVRRLRQRIFTAAQEGDLKKVRNLQKLMLRSHSNTLVSVKRVTQQSTGRRTAGIDQERALTPNARGRLAAEITAERSPGKPLPVRRVYIPKANGRQRPLGIPVIRDRVRQARVKNALEPEWEARFEQRSYGFRPGRGCHDAIGAIFNIAGQKRAKRLWVLDADLTAAFDRISHDHLMSLIGTFPAREAIRGWLKAGVMDCGRFSPTDEGTPQGGVISPLLLNVALHGMETAAGHLTEGRSHKSRRDVPVLVRYADDFAVFCHSEDEAHRVKEQLAVWMAPRGGAFNEEKTSVLHLEEGFDFLGFNIRRYSGTLLIKPSKAAVKRVRERLRSEVIGLRGANAGAVVRRLNPIIKGWATYYRTVVSKETFKSLDFYVWTLTQKWVKHSHPNKPKSWRLAKHYGVFNSTRKDQWVFGDRDTGTYLYKFNWTRIVRHVIVKEGNSPDDPSLADYWASRRRKRVPGTADRWTITLASRQKGICPLCKQPLIPDAEYTPDNPREWAAWFSASMKPLHKHHFIYRRDGGSDERTNLRLVHADCHRQHHAGDHRRAKQDDRPA is encoded by the coding sequence ATGCCTCCCACGACGGCGAACGGACCGGAGGACCACGCCCAGACCTGGCACAGCATCGACTGGGCCAAGGCAGAGGCGTCGGTACGGCGACTGAGGCAGCGCATCTTCACAGCCGCGCAGGAAGGGGACCTGAAGAAGGTCCGAAACTTGCAGAAGCTCATGCTGCGCTCCCACTCGAACACGCTCGTAAGCGTGAAGCGGGTGACGCAGCAGAGCACAGGCCGTCGGACGGCCGGGATCGACCAGGAACGTGCGCTCACTCCGAACGCGCGAGGACGGCTGGCCGCTGAGATCACAGCGGAACGCTCGCCTGGAAAACCCTTGCCCGTCCGGCGTGTGTACATTCCCAAAGCCAACGGAAGGCAGCGCCCCTTGGGCATTCCAGTCATCCGTGACCGGGTCCGCCAGGCCCGCGTCAAGAACGCACTGGAACCCGAGTGGGAAGCCCGGTTCGAACAGCGGAGTTACGGCTTCCGCCCCGGCCGGGGCTGTCATGACGCGATCGGCGCCATCTTCAATATCGCAGGCCAGAAACGGGCCAAGCGGCTATGGGTGCTCGACGCTGATCTGACAGCGGCGTTCGACCGTATTTCGCACGACCACCTGATGAGCCTCATCGGTACCTTCCCAGCGCGGGAAGCGATCCGGGGGTGGCTCAAGGCGGGAGTGATGGACTGCGGACGGTTTTCACCCACCGATGAGGGAACCCCTCAGGGTGGTGTGATCAGCCCGCTGCTGCTCAACGTGGCCTTGCACGGCATGGAAACGGCGGCCGGGCACCTCACAGAGGGACGTTCCCACAAGTCCCGAAGAGACGTTCCGGTCCTGGTCCGGTACGCAGATGACTTCGCGGTGTTCTGCCACAGCGAAGACGAAGCGCACCGGGTCAAGGAGCAGCTGGCTGTCTGGATGGCCCCGCGCGGGGGCGCCTTCAACGAGGAGAAGACATCGGTCCTCCACCTTGAAGAAGGCTTCGACTTCCTCGGGTTCAACATCCGGCGGTACAGCGGGACTCTGCTGATCAAGCCGAGCAAGGCGGCTGTGAAGAGGGTCCGGGAGCGGCTCCGCAGTGAAGTGATCGGCCTGCGAGGGGCGAACGCTGGAGCCGTGGTGAGGAGGCTCAACCCGATCATCAAGGGGTGGGCCACCTACTACCGGACGGTGGTGTCCAAGGAGACCTTCAAGTCCCTGGACTTCTACGTGTGGACGCTCACGCAGAAGTGGGTCAAGCACTCCCACCCGAACAAGCCGAAGAGCTGGCGACTGGCCAAGCACTACGGCGTCTTCAACTCGACCCGGAAGGACCAGTGGGTCTTCGGTGACCGGGACACCGGCACCTATCTCTACAAGTTCAACTGGACCAGAATCGTCCGGCACGTGATCGTCAAGGAGGGCAACTCCCCTGACGACCCCTCGCTGGCCGACTACTGGGCGAGCCGCCGACGCAAAAGGGTGCCCGGGACCGCCGACAGGTGGACCATCACTCTCGCATCCCGCCAGAAGGGGATCTGCCCGCTGTGCAAACAGCCGTTGATCCCCGACGCCGAGTACACACCGGACAACCCCCGCGAGTGGGCCGCGTGGTTCTCGGCATCGATGAAGCCGCTGCACAAGCACCACTTCATCTACCGGCGCGACGGCGGCTCGGACGAGCGGACGAATCTTCGCCTCGTACACGCCGACTGCCATCGCCAGCACCACGCCGGCGACCACAGAAGGGCCAAGCAAGATGACCGACCCGCGTGA
- a CDS encoding Uma2 family endonuclease, which produces MSALTVSQEPDRNWDDLVRFWEEMEWPEGSKVEIIEGIITVSPAPGLPHNAIAERIQRRLYSVIPGEWGVYQTLALAVPSRLGMLIPDIVVAQLPDHTESDTHIPAALAQLVVEVTSKSNARHDRISKPAAYATAGIPLYLLVDRWAPGGPTATLYGEPKGDVYRVLGAAKFGDPLTLPAPFDLTLDTGEFPEA; this is translated from the coding sequence CTGAGCGCACTCACTGTGAGCCAGGAGCCCGACCGGAACTGGGACGACCTCGTCCGGTTCTGGGAGGAGATGGAATGGCCCGAGGGCAGCAAGGTGGAGATCATCGAGGGGATCATCACCGTGTCACCTGCTCCGGGACTGCCGCACAACGCCATCGCCGAACGAATCCAGCGCCGCTTGTATTCGGTGATTCCTGGTGAGTGGGGGGTCTACCAGACGCTCGCCCTCGCGGTGCCGTCCCGCCTGGGCATGCTGATCCCGGACATCGTGGTGGCGCAACTGCCCGACCACACCGAGTCCGACACCCACATCCCCGCCGCTCTCGCGCAGCTCGTCGTGGAGGTCACCTCGAAGTCCAACGCGCGCCACGACCGCATCAGCAAGCCCGCCGCCTACGCCACCGCCGGCATCCCGCTCTACCTCCTCGTCGACCGCTGGGCCCCCGGCGGACCCACCGCGACGCTCTACGGTGAACCGAAGGGCGACGTCTACCGGGTGCTGGGCGCCGCCAAGTTCGGCGACCCCCTCACCCTCCCCGCGCCCTTCGACCTGACCCTCGACACCGGCGAGTTCCCCGAAGCCTGA
- a CDS encoding AEC family transporter, which yields MQGVLTGFAVIAVVIAVGYVLGLRGHLGPQGREVLTKLAFHVASPALLFTTLATADLSVVFSSRLLVTALSTVAVAGVFVAVGVVRGWGVGRTTIGALCSGYVNSGNLGIPIAVYVLGDASLVAPVLLFQLVLVTPVAVTILDLSGGGARGPLWRRLLTPLRNPIALGSLAGVAVAATGLRVPDPVMDPLTLIGNMSVPAVLLAFGISLCGSTMPMRGADREPVLLAVALKAVGQPAVAWALASGVFGLRGAQLLDVVVTSALPAAQNLYTYASTYEVGERLARDAILVSTLVSVPVLVGVAAVLG from the coding sequence GTGCAGGGGGTGCTGACCGGGTTCGCGGTCATCGCGGTCGTCATCGCCGTCGGCTACGTACTGGGGCTGCGCGGCCACCTCGGGCCGCAGGGGCGCGAGGTGCTGACCAAGCTGGCCTTCCACGTGGCGTCCCCCGCCCTGCTGTTCACCACCCTCGCGACGGCCGACCTGTCGGTGGTCTTCTCCAGCCGGCTCCTGGTGACGGCGCTGTCCACGGTGGCGGTGGCCGGGGTCTTCGTCGCGGTGGGCGTCGTACGCGGCTGGGGCGTGGGCCGGACCACGATCGGCGCGCTCTGTTCCGGCTACGTCAACTCCGGCAACCTCGGCATCCCGATCGCCGTGTACGTACTGGGCGACGCCTCGCTGGTGGCGCCGGTGCTGCTGTTCCAGCTGGTGCTGGTGACACCGGTGGCGGTGACGATCCTGGACCTGTCCGGCGGGGGTGCGCGGGGCCCGCTGTGGCGGCGACTGCTGACGCCGCTGCGCAACCCGATCGCGCTGGGCTCCCTCGCCGGCGTCGCGGTCGCCGCGACCGGGCTGCGGGTGCCGGACCCGGTCATGGACCCGCTGACGCTCATCGGCAACATGTCGGTGCCGGCGGTCCTGCTCGCCTTCGGCATCTCGCTGTGCGGCTCCACGATGCCCATGCGGGGCGCGGACCGCGAACCGGTGCTGCTGGCGGTGGCGTTGAAGGCGGTCGGCCAGCCCGCGGTGGCCTGGGCGCTGGCGTCGGGGGTGTTCGGGCTGCGGGGCGCCCAACTCCTGGACGTGGTGGTGACGTCGGCACTCCCCGCCGCGCAGAACCTGTACACGTACGCGTCGACGTACGAGGTCGGCGAGCGCCTGGCCCGGGACGCGATCCTGGTGTCGACGCTGGTCTCGGTGCCGGTGCTGGTGGGGGTGGCGGCGGTACTGGGGTGA
- a CDS encoding STAS domain-containing protein, giving the protein MPGLPHVDAVTPAVLVLPGPVSRGETPRLCDEARALLEATRAGVIVCDVGGLGPPGLAVVDLLARLELTARRVGGRIRLRDPDPALYALLDLVGLRFETEGQVEQREPPLRVEEAVEPGDPAV; this is encoded by the coding sequence ATGCCGGGTCTACCGCACGTGGACGCCGTGACACCCGCCGTGCTCGTGCTGCCGGGGCCCGTCTCCCGAGGGGAGACACCCCGGCTCTGCGACGAGGCACGCGCGCTGCTGGAAGCCACCCGCGCCGGGGTGATCGTCTGCGACGTCGGGGGCCTCGGACCGCCGGGGCTGGCGGTCGTGGACCTGCTGGCCCGCCTGGAGCTCACCGCCCGGCGGGTGGGGGGCCGGATACGGCTGCGGGACCCCGACCCCGCCCTGTACGCGCTACTGGACCTGGTCGGCCTCCGCTTCGAGACGGAGGGGCAGGTCGAACAGCGGGAACCACCGCTTCGTGTCGAGGAAGCAGTGGAACCCGGTGATCCGGCCGTCTGA
- a CDS encoding sigma-70 family RNA polymerase sigma factor, which translates to MTNGTMTTELDSALEKHRTELTGYCYRMLGSSFEAEDAVQDTLVRAWRSYDKFEGRSSLRSWLYRIATNVCLDMLTAGNKRARPMDLTESTPLAQAALSPRPDHTWLEPMPDARVLPSTADPAEAAVAKESVRLAFMAALQQLPPKQRAVLILREVLAWKASEVAELLGTSVPSVNSALQRARATLADRADRGDGAAVSDPLDEEQQKLLDRYVAAFEGYDMTALTALLHEDAVMTMPPFDLWLAGPEDITGFMTTLGAACADSRLVRVEANGLPAFAHYKPDPEAGGYTPWAVQVLEISDGRITGFHCFLDTKRWFPLFDLPLRLEAEADQVQ; encoded by the coding sequence ATGACCAACGGCACCATGACGACGGAGCTGGACTCCGCGCTGGAGAAGCACCGGACCGAGCTGACCGGGTACTGCTACCGGATGCTCGGCTCCTCCTTCGAGGCCGAGGACGCGGTGCAGGACACCCTGGTCCGCGCCTGGCGCAGCTACGACAAGTTCGAGGGACGCTCCAGTCTCCGCTCCTGGCTCTACCGGATCGCGACCAACGTCTGCCTGGACATGCTGACCGCGGGCAACAAGCGGGCCCGCCCGATGGACCTGACCGAGTCCACGCCGCTCGCCCAGGCCGCCCTGTCCCCCCGCCCGGACCACACCTGGCTGGAGCCGATGCCCGACGCCCGCGTGCTGCCCTCGACCGCGGACCCGGCCGAGGCCGCGGTCGCCAAGGAGTCCGTGCGGCTCGCCTTCATGGCCGCCCTCCAGCAGCTGCCGCCCAAGCAGCGCGCGGTGCTCATCCTGCGCGAGGTGCTGGCCTGGAAGGCGAGCGAGGTCGCCGAGCTGCTCGGCACCTCGGTCCCCTCGGTCAACAGCGCCCTCCAGCGCGCCCGCGCCACCCTCGCCGACCGGGCGGACCGCGGGGACGGTGCGGCCGTCTCCGACCCGCTGGACGAGGAGCAGCAGAAGCTCCTCGACCGCTACGTCGCCGCCTTCGAGGGCTACGACATGACGGCGCTCACGGCGCTGCTGCACGAGGACGCGGTCATGACGATGCCGCCGTTCGACCTCTGGCTGGCCGGTCCCGAGGACATCACCGGCTTCATGACGACGCTCGGCGCGGCCTGCGCGGATTCCCGGCTGGTGCGGGTGGAGGCCAACGGACTGCCCGCCTTCGCGCACTACAAGCCGGACCCCGAGGCGGGCGGGTACACGCCGTGGGCGGTCCAGGTGCTGGAGATCTCAGACGGCCGGATCACCGGGTTCCACTGCTTCCTCGACACGAAGCGGTGGTTCCCGCTGTTCGACCTGCCCCTCCGTCTCGAAGCGGAGGCCGACCAGGTCCAGTAG
- a CDS encoding MFS transporter produces MTPADTGASTTVGAASAVSVPDTSDARMAPGGPGYRRMSLALFLAGVATFALLYSTQALLPLISGDMGVTASDASWTVAAATGGLAVFVLPMSALSERFGRRTVMTASLAVAVTVGLLVPFAPSLPALVALRAVQGAALAGLPASATAYLAEEVTPRALVTAIGLFVAGNSVGGMSGRVITGWVAQEWGWRVAVGVIGVVAVACAVAFRLLLPAPKHFRAGSLRPRVLVRTVRDHLANPLLRRLYAIGALFMTVFGGVYTVIGYRLAEAPFSLPQGLIGSIFLVYLVGTVSASTAGRLVGRLGRRGALYLGGGTTAAGLLLSLAPSLPLVLLGLVLITAGFFAGHAVASSAVGKTAQHGRAQASALYQSAYYVGSSAGSTVGAVAFHAGGWTGTVGIGLLAVLGVVAITVTGSVAARRTAGAVAAGA; encoded by the coding sequence ATGACTCCCGCCGATACCGGGGCGTCCACCACCGTGGGCGCCGCATCCGCAGTCTCCGTCCCCGACACCTCCGACGCGCGCATGGCCCCGGGCGGCCCCGGCTACCGCCGGATGAGCCTCGCCCTCTTCCTCGCGGGCGTCGCGACCTTCGCGCTGCTGTACTCCACGCAGGCGCTGCTCCCGCTGATCTCGGGCGACATGGGCGTCACGGCGAGCGACGCGAGCTGGACGGTGGCCGCCGCGACCGGTGGTCTGGCGGTGTTCGTGCTGCCGATGAGCGCGCTCTCGGAGCGTTTCGGGCGGCGTACGGTCATGACGGCGTCGCTGGCGGTCGCGGTGACCGTCGGGCTGCTGGTCCCCTTCGCCCCCTCGCTGCCGGCGCTGGTCGCGCTGCGCGCGGTGCAGGGCGCGGCACTGGCGGGGCTGCCGGCCTCGGCGACGGCGTACCTCGCGGAGGAGGTCACGCCGCGGGCGCTGGTCACCGCGATCGGCCTGTTCGTCGCGGGCAACAGCGTCGGCGGGATGAGCGGCCGGGTGATCACCGGCTGGGTGGCCCAGGAGTGGGGCTGGCGGGTCGCCGTCGGCGTGATCGGCGTCGTGGCGGTGGCGTGCGCGGTCGCCTTCCGGCTGCTGCTGCCGGCGCCGAAGCACTTCAGGGCCGGTTCGCTGCGCCCACGCGTCCTGGTCCGCACGGTCCGCGACCACCTCGCCAACCCGTTGCTGCGGCGCCTGTACGCGATCGGCGCGCTGTTCATGACGGTCTTCGGCGGCGTCTACACGGTGATCGGCTACCGGCTGGCGGAGGCGCCGTTCTCCCTCCCGCAGGGCCTCATCGGCTCGATCTTCCTGGTGTACCTGGTCGGTACGGTCTCGGCCTCGACGGCGGGCCGTCTGGTGGGCCGCCTCGGCCGGCGCGGCGCGCTGTACCTGGGCGGCGGCACGACGGCGGCGGGCCTGCTGCTGTCCCTCGCCCCCTCCCTGCCCCTGGTCCTGCTGGGCCTGGTGCTGATCACGGCGGGCTTCTTCGCCGGCCACGCGGTGGCCTCCTCGGCGGTGGGCAAGACCGCCCAGCACGGCCGCGCGCAGGCCTCGGCCCTGTACCAGTCCGCCTACTACGTCGGCTCCAGCGCGGGCAGCACGGTCGGCGCGGTCGCCTTCCACGCGGGCGGCTGGACCGGAACGGTCGGCATCGGCCTGCTGGCGGTACTGGGCGTCGTGGCGATCACGGTGACGGGCTCGGTGGCGGCACGGCGCACCGCGGGGGCGGTCGCGGCGGGCGCCTGA
- a CDS encoding LysR family transcriptional regulator, translating into MLHQQSSQARLSRSGDTEDIVALLAPRLAHFAGVARTEHVTRAAQEMNVPQSTLSRALVRLEADLGVDLFVRHGRTLALTVAGRTFLGSVERALAEVERAAEEVRADADPATGKVAFGFLHTMGAETVPGLLHAFRADHPRVRFSLVQNYGEAMLERLRAGELDLCLTSPVPDAPDLVARRLDEQKLRLVVPADHPLAARRRIRLAEAADENFVTLEPGYGLRRITDALCAEAGFRPKVAFEGEEAETLRGLVAAGLGVALLPPPAVPRPGVVELTVTAPRAAREIGVAWLAGRADTPPVAAFKRFLLSRRGSLLPS; encoded by the coding sequence ATGCTGCATCAGCAAAGCTCACAGGCTCGCCTGTCACGGTCCGGTGACACAGAAGACATCGTCGCGCTGCTCGCGCCCCGCCTCGCGCACTTCGCCGGGGTCGCCCGCACCGAGCACGTGACCCGGGCCGCGCAGGAGATGAACGTCCCCCAGTCGACCCTCTCCCGCGCCCTGGTCCGCCTCGAAGCCGACCTGGGCGTCGACCTCTTCGTCCGCCACGGCCGCACCCTCGCGCTGACCGTCGCCGGCCGCACCTTCCTCGGCTCCGTCGAACGCGCCCTCGCCGAGGTCGAGCGCGCCGCCGAGGAGGTCCGCGCGGACGCCGACCCGGCCACCGGCAAGGTCGCCTTCGGCTTCCTGCACACCATGGGCGCCGAGACGGTCCCCGGCCTGCTGCACGCCTTCCGCGCCGACCACCCCCGCGTCCGCTTCAGCCTCGTCCAGAACTACGGCGAGGCCATGCTGGAGCGCCTGCGCGCCGGTGAGCTCGACCTCTGCCTCACCTCTCCGGTCCCGGACGCCCCCGACCTGGTCGCCCGCCGCCTCGACGAGCAGAAGCTGCGCCTGGTCGTCCCGGCCGACCACCCCCTGGCCGCCCGCAGGCGCATCCGCCTCGCCGAGGCGGCCGACGAGAACTTCGTGACCCTGGAGCCCGGCTACGGCCTGCGCCGGATCACCGACGCCCTGTGCGCGGAGGCCGGGTTCCGCCCCAAGGTCGCCTTCGAGGGGGAGGAGGCCGAGACGCTGCGCGGCCTGGTCGCGGCGGGGCTCGGCGTCGCCCTGCTGCCCCCGCCCGCCGTTCCCCGACCCGGCGTGGTCGAGTTGACGGTCACCGCCCCGCGCGCGGCCCGGGAGATCGGCGTGGCCTGGCTGGCGGGCCGCGCGGACACCCCGCCCGTGGCCGCGTTCAAGAGGTTCCTGCTCTCCAGGAGGGGGAGCCTGCTGCCGTCCTGA
- a CDS encoding alpha/beta hydrolase, with protein MAQQATPVRQARLGRTLGPEGTAVSGVVLLLPGGDEVSGRRPSPLLAAASVRALGRRVARAGRVEGLAAHVVHYRYRGWNGTEAHLARDADWAAEEAVRRYGDVPVCLAGIGMGGRAALRAAGHEAVNSVLAIAPWLPEEDVAAPPEPVKQLVGRQVLIVHGTNDERSDPELSFRLASRAKKANRAVCRFEVHSDGHGLRQYREEVAALAEDFVMGTLFGQSFSRPVEDALAAPPPLGLRMPLAVGFGKSLLR; from the coding sequence ATGGCACAGCAAGCGACGCCGGTCCGACAGGCCCGGCTGGGGCGGACGCTCGGCCCGGAGGGGACGGCGGTGAGCGGAGTGGTGCTGCTGCTCCCCGGCGGCGACGAGGTGTCCGGCCGCAGACCCTCTCCGCTGCTGGCGGCCGCGTCCGTACGGGCGTTGGGGCGCCGGGTGGCGCGGGCGGGGCGGGTCGAGGGGCTGGCCGCGCATGTCGTGCACTACCGCTACCGCGGCTGGAACGGCACCGAGGCGCACCTCGCCCGGGACGCCGACTGGGCCGCCGAAGAGGCGGTACGGCGCTACGGCGACGTACCCGTCTGCCTGGCCGGCATCGGCATGGGCGGCCGGGCGGCCCTGCGCGCGGCGGGGCACGAGGCCGTCAACTCGGTGCTGGCGATCGCTCCTTGGCTGCCGGAGGAGGACGTGGCCGCACCGCCCGAACCGGTGAAGCAGCTGGTCGGCCGGCAGGTGCTGATCGTGCACGGCACGAACGACGAACGCAGCGACCCCGAGCTGTCGTTCCGGCTGGCCTCGCGGGCGAAGAAGGCCAACCGCGCGGTGTGCCGCTTCGAAGTGCACTCCGACGGCCACGGATTGCGCCAGTACCGGGAGGAAGTCGCCGCGCTGGCGGAGGACTTCGTGATGGGCACCCTCTTCGGGCAGTCCTTCTCGCGCCCGGTGGAGGACGCGCTGGCCGCTCCGCCGCCGCTGGGGCTGCGGATGCCGCTGGCGGTGGGGTTCGGCAAGTCGTTACTGCGGTAG
- a CDS encoding adenosine deaminase, which yields MTSQNTAQSAAANTAKAGKAPTPDQIRRAPKVLLHDHLDGGLRPGTVLDLARATGYPDLPETDPDLLGTWFRQAADSGSLERYLETFSHTVGVMQTRDALVRVAAECAEDLAEDGVVYAEVRYAPEQHLEGGLTLEEVVEAVNEGFREGERRARENGHRIRVGALLTAMRHAARSLEIAELANRYRDLGVVGFDIAGAEAGYPPTRHLDAFEYLKRENNHFTIHAGEAFGLPSIWQALQWCGADRLGHGVRIIDDIQVHGDGTVKLGRLASYVRDKRIPLELCPSSNLQTGAADSYAEHPIGLLRRLHFRATVNTDNRLMSHTSMSREFEHLVDAFGYTLDDMQWFSVNAMKSAFIPFDERLAMINDVVKPGYAELKSEWLFRQTASTSDYSEDER from the coding sequence ATGACGAGCCAGAACACCGCGCAGAGCGCCGCGGCGAACACCGCGAAGGCAGGGAAGGCGCCGACGCCGGACCAGATCCGCCGGGCGCCGAAGGTTCTGCTGCACGACCATCTCGACGGCGGGCTGCGTCCCGGCACGGTCCTCGACCTCGCCCGGGCGACCGGGTACCCGGACCTGCCCGAGACCGACCCCGACCTGCTCGGGACCTGGTTCCGGCAGGCCGCCGACTCCGGGTCGCTGGAGCGGTACCTGGAGACCTTCTCGCACACCGTCGGCGTCATGCAGACCCGCGACGCCCTGGTCCGGGTCGCCGCCGAGTGCGCCGAGGACCTCGCCGAGGACGGCGTCGTCTACGCCGAGGTGCGGTACGCCCCCGAGCAGCACCTGGAGGGCGGGCTCACCCTGGAAGAGGTCGTCGAGGCCGTCAACGAGGGCTTCCGGGAGGGCGAGCGGCGCGCCCGGGAGAACGGCCACCGCATCCGCGTCGGCGCCCTGCTCACCGCGATGCGGCACGCCGCCCGCTCCCTGGAGATCGCCGAACTCGCCAACCGCTACCGCGACCTGGGTGTCGTCGGCTTCGACATCGCCGGCGCCGAGGCCGGCTACCCGCCCACCCGGCACCTGGACGCCTTCGAGTACCTCAAGCGCGAGAACAACCACTTCACCATCCACGCCGGCGAGGCCTTCGGGCTGCCGTCCATCTGGCAGGCCCTCCAGTGGTGCGGCGCCGACCGGCTCGGCCACGGCGTGCGCATCATCGACGACATCCAGGTCCACGGGGACGGCACGGTCAAGCTCGGACGGCTCGCCTCGTACGTGCGGGACAAGCGCATCCCGCTGGAGCTGTGCCCCAGCTCCAACCTCCAGACCGGCGCCGCGGACTCCTACGCCGAACACCCCATCGGCCTGCTGCGCCGGCTGCACTTCCGCGCCACCGTCAACACCGACAACCGGCTGATGTCCCACACGAGTATGAGCCGGGAATTCGAGCACCTGGTCGACGCATTCGGTTACACGCTCGACGACATGCAGTGGTTCTCCGTCAATGCGATGAAATCAGCGTTCATTCCTTTCGATGAACGACTGGCCATGATCAATGACGTCGTCAAGCCCGGATATGCCGAGCTGAAGTCCGAATGGCTGTTCCGGCAGACCGCTTCGACCAGCGACTATTCGGAGGATGAGCGCTGA
- a CDS encoding ATP-binding protein: MKQSAVKTLGVAALGAVFAAAGAGAATAAPELPNTAQTVDSVARTLPAETVSQVAPGTGNVLEQGRRVSGTGLTAAQPVVEQVVAEQLAEGPTEPVAKQLGGVPVQGLPTKGLPVNGLPLGG, encoded by the coding sequence ATGAAGCAGTCTGCTGTCAAGACCCTCGGTGTCGCCGCACTCGGCGCCGTCTTCGCCGCCGCCGGTGCCGGCGCGGCCACCGCGGCCCCCGAGCTCCCCAACACCGCGCAAACGGTGGACTCCGTCGCCCGCACCCTCCCCGCGGAGACCGTCTCACAGGTGGCACCCGGCACGGGCAACGTGCTGGAGCAGGGCCGTCGCGTCTCCGGCACCGGCCTGACCGCCGCGCAGCCGGTCGTCGAGCAGGTGGTCGCCGAGCAGCTCGCCGAGGGCCCGACCGAGCCGGTCGCCAAGCAGCTCGGCGGGGTCCCGGTGCAGGGACTGCCCACCAAGGGCCTGCCGGTCAACGGCCTCCCGCTCGGCGGCTGA
- a CDS encoding PspC domain-containing protein, which translates to MSRLARPTHGRMIGGVCAALARRFGTSTTTMRVIFVVSCLLPGPQFLLYLALWLLLPSEEKAARTAW; encoded by the coding sequence ATGTCCCGCCTCGCCCGCCCCACCCACGGCCGCATGATCGGCGGAGTGTGCGCCGCGCTGGCCCGGCGCTTCGGCACCTCCACCACCACGATGCGGGTGATCTTCGTGGTCTCCTGCCTGCTGCCCGGCCCGCAGTTCCTGCTGTACCTGGCCCTGTGGCTGCTGCTTCCCTCCGAGGAGAAGGCGGCGCGCACGGCCTGGTGA
- a CDS encoding VanZ family protein gives MQRHGFLGGSAALRIRVTGSVLLVAHLAFVAWYTLRPLDVPWVLPPNLRPFDGIRADVALGWPGAARSLGGALALLAPLGALLPMAGGRLTGSPLASLLRTTAAAILLSLGIELLQTGVPGQVVDVDSLLLNTAGVALVHLAVVPAGRARLRRRYRREGREDVPREEPAQGRTPTIPRVGIAP, from the coding sequence GTGCAGCGTCATGGGTTCCTCGGCGGCAGCGCCGCGCTCCGCATCCGTGTGACAGGAAGTGTTCTCCTGGTCGCACATCTCGCGTTCGTCGCCTGGTACACGCTGCGCCCGCTGGACGTCCCCTGGGTACTGCCGCCCAACCTGCGCCCGTTCGACGGGATCCGCGCCGACGTGGCGCTGGGCTGGCCCGGGGCGGCCCGTTCGCTCGGCGGGGCGCTCGCGCTGCTGGCGCCGCTCGGCGCACTGCTGCCGATGGCCGGGGGGCGTCTTACCGGTTCGCCGCTGGCCTCGCTCCTGCGCACCACGGCCGCGGCCATCCTGCTGTCGCTGGGCATCGAGCTGCTGCAGACCGGGGTGCCCGGGCAGGTCGTCGACGTCGACTCGCTGCTGCTGAACACGGCGGGCGTGGCCCTCGTGCACCTGGCCGTCGTTCCGGCGGGCCGCGCCCGGCTCCGCCGCAGGTACCGGCGGGAGGGCCGGGAGGACGTCCCCCGGGAGGAGCCCGCTCAGGGTCGGACCCCGACGATTCCCAGGGTCGGGATCGCCCCGTAG